The following proteins are co-located in the Microbacterium immunditiarum genome:
- a CDS encoding TadA family conjugal transfer-associated ATPase, whose amino-acid sequence MPEPFVVQPRAGMSAAAVEPPTAAGGGEPSAGRRMRHPALEPFERYLDDPSVTDIFINSGQGLFVDRGEGSRRAPEWRATEEDVRDLAVSLIAVGGRHLDDAAPAVDVRLEGGVRVHAVLPPVSPDGTVISIRVPRIERPRLADLEARGAFDTRGRAALEDLVRRRENVLVTGAAGAGKTTLLAALLASADPSERIVTVEDVAELGIDHPHHVRLEARQPNLEGTGGIALDRLVREALRMRPDRLVVGECRGAEVRELLSALNTGHDGGAGTLHANGLHDVPARLEALGALAGLDDRALARQVVSAIGVVLHVQRTPDGCRRWAAAGRPVLDDAGRLAIEEASWAA is encoded by the coding sequence ATGCCCGAGCCGTTCGTCGTCCAGCCCCGCGCGGGGATGAGCGCTGCCGCCGTCGAGCCGCCGACGGCGGCAGGGGGCGGGGAGCCGTCCGCGGGGCGGCGGATGCGGCATCCGGCGCTCGAGCCGTTCGAGCGATACCTCGACGACCCATCGGTGACCGACATCTTCATCAACTCGGGTCAGGGGCTGTTCGTCGATCGCGGCGAGGGCTCGCGCCGCGCGCCGGAGTGGCGCGCGACCGAGGAGGATGTGCGCGACCTCGCGGTGTCGCTCATCGCGGTCGGCGGACGTCACCTCGACGACGCCGCTCCGGCAGTGGACGTGCGGCTCGAGGGCGGGGTCCGCGTGCACGCCGTCCTCCCGCCCGTGTCGCCGGACGGGACGGTCATCTCGATCCGGGTTCCGCGCATCGAGCGTCCCCGGCTCGCCGATCTCGAGGCACGGGGCGCGTTCGACACGCGCGGTCGCGCAGCGCTCGAAGACCTCGTCCGGCGGCGCGAGAACGTCCTCGTGACCGGCGCCGCGGGCGCGGGCAAGACGACGCTGCTGGCCGCACTGCTCGCGAGCGCGGATCCCTCCGAGCGGATCGTCACCGTCGAAGACGTCGCCGAGCTCGGCATCGACCACCCCCACCATGTGCGCCTCGAGGCGCGGCAGCCGAACCTCGAAGGGACCGGCGGCATCGCGCTCGACCGGCTCGTCCGCGAGGCGCTGCGCATGCGGCCCGACCGCCTCGTGGTGGGCGAGTGCCGGGGCGCCGAGGTGCGCGAGCTGCTGTCCGCCCTCAACACCGGACACGACGGAGGCGCCGGCACCCTGCACGCCAACGGGCTGCATGACGTCCCCGCGCGGCTCGAGGCGCTCGGCGCGCTCGCGGGCCTCGACGATCGCGCGCTCGCCAGGCAGGTCGTGAGCGCGATCGGCGTCGTGCTCCATGTCCAGCGCACGCCTGACGGCTGTCGGCGCTGGGCTGCGGCGGGCCGGCCGGTGCTCGACGACGCGGGGCGCCTCGCGATCGAGGAGGCCTCATGGGCGGCCTGA
- a CDS encoding transglycosylase domain-containing protein, translated as MPDTKRTASGVLGGLAGLAGLSAVAGVLVTLTVTPAIALSGAAATSAITMFDNLPSVLEIDKLMLPTTLYYKNPDTGEDVELAKFYDQNRSPVSYEEVAPVMYDAILSSEDPRYYQHGGVDLIGTTRALLSNFQGGGEVQGGSSISQQYVKNILIQRCERDAKAEPVLDEAGEPVVDEEGNPQVISREQVLLNCWTDATTASGMEGYQRKLQEMRYAISLEQRYSKTDILLGYLNIANFGGTTYGVDAAAKYYFGVAAKDLTLGQAATLAGIVQNPNSYRIDRADGTMFDGDGNAYNKAPDGVVDDVAKQQVGALNSKLANGEITEEQYLAAADGYSATKGRQLYVLSRMLDDGKITKEQYDAAVIEPITPNINRPTTGCGAAGNAAYFCQYVKRIVETDPAFGEDDEDRANMLKRGGLSIYTTLDPRVQNPAAQAMADWAPSSVEGMVDANTGKFGSAGVSIEATTGRVLSIVQNTKFSEDAALANDPNYSSLVFAADYNHGRSGGFEVGSTFKLFTLIDWLEKGHSVNEVVNGSVRPIKRITNSCNSDNGGAPGDWVNPNNVIVKNFNNQRGYVGTPMKFTRDSLNTGFFAMAEKLDLCDIKNVATKMGVTLGNGSPVKMDDLFSIIGSNNVAPMAMAGAYGTVANNGIYCEPRAIDKVIDADGNEITPPQTTCTQVLDPKVAATAAYALEGVMRGGTGNRANPYDGVSVLGKTGTHESWQTWLVQSSTKVATATWVGNSTGKGDIFKRWHNGQKMSDLRYIISREMQHAANLAYGGDRFAEPDRDLTRQVLTDLPNVVGMPVDQARQTLEDAGFEVIVGDPIDSPEAEGIVAAQNPGAGKVAGGTPVTINPSNGQGIAVPDVSGRPLDEAVRAIQRSGFGNVQPGTCTVDDGVNNPRATGTSPAAGSVVNRNTQITIDYAANDCGGGGGPGGGGGPGGGGDSGGDN; from the coding sequence ATGCCTGATACCAAACGGACTGCTAGCGGCGTGCTCGGAGGCCTCGCGGGACTCGCGGGCCTCAGCGCTGTAGCGGGGGTTCTGGTCACCCTCACCGTCACGCCGGCGATCGCCCTTTCCGGGGCGGCGGCCACGAGCGCGATCACGATGTTCGACAACCTGCCGAGCGTCCTCGAGATCGACAAGCTCATGCTGCCGACGACGCTGTACTACAAGAACCCCGACACGGGCGAGGACGTCGAGCTCGCGAAGTTCTACGACCAGAACCGGTCGCCGGTCAGCTACGAAGAGGTCGCCCCCGTCATGTACGACGCGATCCTCTCCAGTGAGGACCCGCGCTACTACCAGCACGGCGGCGTCGACCTGATCGGAACGACTCGTGCCCTCCTGTCGAACTTCCAGGGCGGCGGCGAGGTACAGGGTGGTTCGTCGATCAGCCAGCAGTACGTCAAGAACATCCTCATCCAGCGCTGCGAGCGCGATGCGAAGGCCGAGCCGGTCCTCGACGAGGCCGGCGAGCCCGTCGTGGACGAGGAAGGCAACCCGCAGGTCATCTCGCGTGAGCAGGTTCTGCTGAACTGCTGGACGGATGCCACGACCGCGTCGGGTATGGAGGGCTACCAGCGCAAGCTGCAGGAGATGCGCTACGCGATCTCGCTCGAGCAGCGCTACTCGAAGACCGACATCCTGCTCGGCTACCTCAACATCGCGAACTTCGGCGGCACGACCTACGGCGTCGACGCTGCGGCGAAGTACTATTTCGGCGTCGCGGCGAAGGATCTGACGCTCGGTCAGGCGGCCACACTCGCGGGCATCGTGCAGAACCCGAACTCGTACCGGATCGATCGCGCGGACGGCACGATGTTCGACGGTGACGGGAACGCCTACAACAAGGCGCCCGACGGCGTCGTCGACGACGTCGCGAAGCAGCAGGTCGGGGCGCTCAACTCGAAGCTCGCGAACGGCGAGATCACCGAAGAGCAGTACCTCGCGGCCGCCGACGGCTACTCGGCGACGAAGGGCCGTCAACTCTACGTGCTGAGCCGGATGCTCGACGACGGCAAGATCACCAAGGAGCAGTACGACGCCGCGGTGATCGAGCCGATCACGCCGAACATCAACCGCCCGACGACGGGTTGCGGCGCCGCCGGAAACGCCGCGTACTTCTGCCAGTACGTCAAGCGGATCGTCGAGACCGACCCGGCGTTCGGCGAGGACGACGAGGACCGCGCCAACATGCTCAAGCGCGGCGGTCTGAGCATCTACACCACGCTCGACCCGCGTGTCCAGAATCCTGCCGCCCAGGCAATGGCCGACTGGGCGCCGTCATCTGTCGAGGGCATGGTCGACGCGAACACCGGCAAATTCGGGTCGGCAGGCGTCAGCATCGAGGCGACGACGGGCCGTGTGCTCTCGATCGTGCAGAACACCAAGTTCTCCGAAGACGCGGCACTCGCGAACGACCCGAACTACAGCTCGCTGGTCTTCGCGGCCGACTACAACCACGGCCGGTCCGGCGGCTTTGAAGTGGGATCGACGTTCAAGCTCTTCACGCTCATCGACTGGCTCGAGAAGGGCCACTCGGTCAACGAGGTGGTGAACGGCAGCGTGCGGCCCATCAAGCGGATCACGAACAGCTGCAACAGCGACAACGGCGGGGCGCCCGGCGACTGGGTCAACCCCAACAACGTGATCGTCAAGAACTTCAACAACCAGCGCGGCTACGTCGGCACGCCGATGAAGTTCACCCGCGACTCGCTCAACACGGGCTTCTTCGCGATGGCCGAGAAGCTCGACCTGTGCGACATCAAGAACGTCGCGACGAAGATGGGCGTGACGCTCGGCAACGGCAGCCCTGTGAAGATGGACGACCTCTTCTCGATCATCGGCTCGAACAATGTCGCTCCGATGGCGATGGCGGGCGCCTACGGCACCGTCGCCAACAACGGCATCTACTGCGAGCCGCGCGCGATCGACAAGGTGATCGACGCGGACGGCAACGAGATCACGCCGCCGCAGACGACGTGCACGCAGGTGCTGGACCCGAAGGTCGCAGCCACCGCGGCGTACGCGCTGGAGGGCGTGATGAGGGGCGGAACCGGCAACCGGGCGAACCCGTACGACGGCGTCTCCGTGCTCGGAAAGACTGGTACGCACGAGAGCTGGCAGACGTGGCTCGTGCAGTCGTCCACGAAGGTCGCGACCGCGACGTGGGTCGGCAACTCGACTGGCAAGGGCGACATCTTCAAGCGCTGGCACAACGGCCAGAAGATGTCCGATCTGCGGTACATCATCTCGCGCGAGATGCAGCACGCCGCGAACCTCGCATACGGCGGCGACCGATTCGCGGAGCCGGATCGGGATCTGACGAGACAGGTCCTCACCGACCTGCCCAACGTGGTCGGCATGCCGGTCGACCAGGCGCGCCAGACGCTCGAGGACGCCGGCTTCGAAGTCATCGTCGGCGACCCGATCGACTCCCCTGAGGCCGAGGGCATCGTCGCGGCGCAGAACCCCGGTGCGGGCAAGGTCGCGGGCGGAACTCCTGTCACGATCAACCCCAGCAACGGGCAGGGCATCGCTGTGCCGGACGTCTCGGGCCGCCCGCTCGATGAGGCGGTCAGAGCCATCCAGCGCAGCGGCTTCGGCAATGTCCAGCCCGGCACCTGCACCGTCGACGACGGGGTGAACAACCCCCGCGCCACCGGCACGAGTCCCGCCGCCGGCTCGGTCGTGAACCGCAACACGCAGATCACGATCGACTACGCGGCCAATGACTGCGGCGGCGGAGGCGGCCCGGGCGGCGGAGGCGGCCCCGGCGGCGGGGGCGACTCCGGCGGCGACAACTAG
- a CDS encoding Atu1372/SO_1960 family protein codes for MSVSQRLAELGIDLPDVVPPVAAYVPAKVHGDLVFTAGQLPMVSGSLPAAGKVGDGHGLVPASDAQGYARTCALNALAAAASAVGGVDRLTGVVKVTGFVASVPEFTGQPGVVNGASEVLGEIFGEAGRHARSAVGVPVLPLDAPVEVEVVFSFT; via the coding sequence GTGAGCGTCTCGCAGCGCCTTGCGGAGCTCGGCATCGACCTTCCCGACGTCGTGCCGCCCGTTGCGGCCTACGTCCCGGCGAAGGTCCACGGCGACCTCGTCTTCACTGCGGGCCAGCTGCCGATGGTGTCGGGCTCGCTGCCCGCGGCGGGCAAGGTCGGCGACGGGCACGGGCTCGTCCCGGCATCCGACGCCCAGGGCTACGCCCGCACATGCGCGCTCAACGCGCTCGCGGCGGCCGCATCGGCTGTCGGGGGAGTCGACCGGCTGACCGGTGTCGTCAAGGTCACGGGATTCGTGGCATCCGTGCCCGAGTTCACCGGCCAGCCCGGCGTCGTCAACGGCGCGAGCGAAGTGCTGGGCGAGATCTTCGGCGAAGCCGGAAGGCACGCGCGCTCCGCGGTCGGCGTGCCCGTGCTGCCGCTCGACGCTCCGGTCGAGGTCGAGGTCGTCTTCTCGTTTACTTGA
- a CDS encoding type II secretion system F family protein, which yields MGGLIRRAAARSDEADAAGTALTLAVMLGAGVTAARAWQHLAESGDPGAVRVHEAHDRGAPLPTAIAALGGRWIDVAAAWSVATVVGAPLAETLRAIAASMRDAQEAADEVRVALAEPAATARLMGWLPLVAVALGIVLGFDTIGVLLGSPFGIACLGAGVALIVAARLWNARLVRRAGDEGSVPGIGAELLAIALGGGVSIDRARDVVDAARAETPGKHDASSVDEILALSRSAGVPAVELLRAKAELERHRARVEGRLHAAQLSSRLLLPLGVCTLPAFLLLGVVPMFLSVVSSTDLTLP from the coding sequence ATGGGCGGCCTGATCCGACGTGCCGCCGCGCGATCCGACGAGGCGGATGCCGCGGGCACCGCCCTGACGCTGGCGGTGATGCTCGGCGCCGGTGTCACGGCGGCCCGCGCGTGGCAGCACCTCGCAGAGTCCGGCGACCCGGGTGCCGTCCGGGTGCACGAGGCGCACGACCGCGGGGCTCCGCTTCCGACGGCCATCGCTGCGCTGGGCGGACGGTGGATCGACGTGGCGGCAGCGTGGTCGGTCGCGACCGTCGTCGGAGCGCCCCTCGCTGAGACGCTCCGCGCGATCGCCGCCTCGATGCGCGATGCGCAGGAGGCGGCCGACGAAGTGCGCGTCGCGCTCGCCGAACCGGCGGCGACGGCCAGGCTCATGGGCTGGCTGCCGCTCGTCGCGGTCGCCCTCGGCATCGTGCTCGGGTTCGACACGATCGGCGTGCTCCTCGGCAGCCCGTTCGGGATCGCGTGCCTCGGCGCCGGTGTCGCCCTCATCGTGGCCGCCCGGCTGTGGAACGCGCGCCTCGTCCGTCGTGCGGGCGATGAGGGATCCGTGCCCGGAATCGGGGCCGAGCTGCTCGCGATCGCGCTGGGCGGCGGGGTCTCGATCGATCGGGCGCGCGACGTGGTCGACGCCGCACGGGCCGAAACCCCGGGCAAGCACGACGCATCGTCGGTCGACGAGATCCTCGCGCTCTCGCGCTCGGCGGGCGTGCCGGCGGTCGAGCTGCTCCGCGCGAAGGCGGAGCTCGAGCGTCATCGTGCCCGGGTGGAAGGGCGTCTGCACGCCGCACAGCTCTCTTCGCGCCTGCTCCTGCCGCTCGGAGTCTGCACGCTGCCGGCATTCCTGCTGCTCGGCGTCGTGCCGATGTTCTTGAGCGTGGTGTCCTCGACCGACCTCACGCTTCCCTGA
- a CDS encoding TadE family type IV pilus minor pilin, with product MIRALAERGSRRDRGSIVAEFAVALPAIALVLLFAGGVLAAGARHVRLQDAVADAARLVARGEPVASAEAVVARAVAGGEASVEHRDDLVCVVASAPAGLPALPPLSAASCALAGGR from the coding sequence GTGATCCGCGCTCTCGCCGAACGCGGCTCGCGCCGCGACCGCGGCTCGATCGTCGCCGAGTTCGCGGTCGCGCTGCCCGCCATCGCGCTGGTCCTCCTGTTCGCCGGTGGGGTGCTCGCGGCCGGCGCACGCCACGTGCGCCTGCAGGACGCGGTCGCCGACGCCGCTCGCCTCGTCGCCCGCGGCGAGCCGGTCGCGTCAGCCGAGGCCGTGGTGGCCCGCGCGGTCGCCGGTGGCGAGGCATCCGTCGAGCATCGTGACGACCTCGTGTGCGTCGTCGCGTCTGCGCCCGCCGGCCTCCCGGCCCTGCCGCCGCTGTCGGCCGCGAGCTGCGCGCTCGCGGGAGGGCGGTGA
- a CDS encoding DUF4244 domain-containing protein → MSVNPSPLRRIPLPTLTRRRAAHLFGDETGAATAEYAIATMAAVAFAGLLVVIMRSDEVRGILTDLVRRALTVE, encoded by the coding sequence ATGTCCGTCAACCCGAGCCCGCTCCGCCGCATCCCGCTCCCGACGCTCACGCGGCGCCGCGCCGCGCACCTCTTCGGCGATGAGACCGGCGCTGCGACGGCCGAGTACGCGATCGCGACGATGGCCGCGGTCGCATTCGCGGGACTGCTGGTCGTGATCATGAGGAGCGATGAAGTGCGCGGCATCCTCACCGATCTCGTGCGCCGGGCGCTCACGGTCGAGTGA
- a CDS encoding Rv3654c family TadE-like protein — MPGTVLAAGVVGFAASVAVGLCAVTAAAVASQRIAGAADAAALAAADTASGAASGIACDRAAEIADAAGARVVSCEVDGLIATVSVAGSFGVSDLTAWARAGPQP; from the coding sequence ATGCCGGGCACCGTGCTCGCGGCGGGGGTGGTGGGGTTCGCGGCATCCGTCGCCGTCGGCCTGTGCGCCGTCACCGCCGCCGCGGTCGCGAGCCAGCGGATCGCGGGTGCCGCCGACGCCGCGGCACTCGCCGCGGCCGACACGGCGTCGGGTGCGGCGAGTGGCATCGCATGCGATCGGGCAGCCGAGATCGCGGATGCTGCGGGCGCGCGAGTCGTGTCGTGCGAGGTCGACGGGCTGATCGCCACGGTGTCCGTGGCCGGCTCGTTCGGCGTGTCCGACCTCACGGCGTGGGCGAGGGCCGGACCTCAGCCGTGA
- the acs gene encoding acetate--CoA ligase, giving the protein MSSQIDHLLNESRRFAPPEEFAASAIATAELYDRAKADREGFWAEQARELLHWHKPFTEVLDWSNPPFAKWFADGELNVAYNCLDRHVEAGNGDRVALLWEGEPGDERRVTYAELTDEVKRLANVLTGLGVGQGDRVAIYMPAIPEAIAAMLAVVRIGAVHSVVFGGFSADSLRARLDDAAAKVVITADGGYRKGKVSPLKPAVDLALADRNGSGPQETVENVIVVRRGGNDIDWVEGRDIWWHDVVSQAPAEHEARPFPAENPLFILYTSGTTGKPKGILHTTGGYLTQSAFTNKVVHDVHPEDDVFWCTADIGWVTGHSYVTYGPLANGATQVLYEGTPDTPHPGRWWEIVEKYGVTILYTAPTAIRSFMKIGRKVPKRFDLSSLRLLGSVGEPINPEAWMWYRKIIGGKAAPIVDTWWQTETGAIMISALPGVTETKPGAAQVALPGVSVDVVDEDGTHVGNGNGGLLVITEPWPSMLRGIWGDPDRFVETYWKKFEKQGFYFAGDGARLDDDGEVWLMGRVDDVMNVSGHRLSTTEIESALVANEAVAEAAVVGASDETTGQAVVAFVIIKESYLAEHAPEGLANTLRLWVGEQIGPIARPRDVYIVGELPKTRSGKIMRRLLRDVAEGREVGDTTTLADTAVMSVISAQLK; this is encoded by the coding sequence ATGAGCAGTCAGATCGACCACCTTCTGAACGAGTCACGACGGTTCGCGCCGCCTGAGGAGTTCGCTGCGAGTGCGATCGCGACCGCCGAGCTGTACGACCGCGCGAAGGCAGATCGCGAGGGCTTCTGGGCCGAGCAGGCGCGAGAGCTGCTGCACTGGCACAAGCCGTTCACCGAGGTCCTCGACTGGTCGAATCCGCCGTTCGCGAAGTGGTTCGCCGACGGCGAGCTCAACGTTGCGTACAACTGCCTCGACCGCCACGTGGAGGCAGGCAACGGCGATCGCGTCGCGCTCCTGTGGGAGGGCGAGCCCGGCGACGAGCGCCGCGTCACGTACGCCGAGCTCACCGACGAGGTCAAGCGGCTCGCGAACGTCCTCACCGGCCTCGGCGTCGGGCAGGGCGATCGCGTTGCGATCTACATGCCCGCGATCCCCGAGGCGATCGCGGCGATGCTCGCCGTCGTGCGGATCGGCGCCGTGCATTCCGTGGTGTTCGGCGGCTTCTCGGCCGACAGCCTGCGCGCGCGGCTCGACGACGCCGCCGCGAAGGTCGTCATCACCGCGGACGGCGGCTACCGCAAGGGGAAGGTCTCGCCCCTCAAGCCCGCCGTCGACCTCGCACTGGCCGACCGCAACGGCTCGGGTCCGCAGGAGACGGTCGAGAACGTCATCGTCGTCCGCCGCGGCGGCAACGACATCGACTGGGTCGAGGGTCGCGACATCTGGTGGCACGACGTCGTCTCGCAGGCGCCGGCCGAGCACGAGGCCCGGCCCTTCCCCGCCGAGAACCCGCTGTTCATCCTGTACACGTCGGGCACTACCGGAAAGCCCAAGGGCATCCTGCACACGACCGGGGGCTACCTCACGCAGTCGGCGTTCACCAACAAGGTCGTCCACGACGTGCACCCCGAGGACGATGTGTTCTGGTGCACGGCCGACATCGGGTGGGTCACCGGCCACTCGTACGTCACCTACGGTCCCCTCGCCAACGGCGCGACGCAGGTCCTCTACGAGGGCACACCCGACACGCCCCATCCGGGTCGCTGGTGGGAGATCGTGGAGAAGTACGGCGTCACGATCCTCTACACCGCGCCCACCGCGATCCGCTCGTTCATGAAGATCGGGCGCAAGGTCCCCAAGCGCTTCGACCTGTCGTCGCTGCGCCTGCTCGGGTCGGTCGGCGAGCCGATCAACCCCGAGGCGTGGATGTGGTACCGCAAGATCATCGGCGGCAAGGCGGCGCCGATCGTCGACACGTGGTGGCAGACCGAGACGGGGGCGATCATGATCTCCGCCCTGCCGGGTGTCACCGAGACGAAGCCCGGTGCGGCGCAGGTCGCGCTTCCGGGCGTCTCGGTCGACGTCGTCGACGAGGACGGCACGCACGTCGGCAACGGCAACGGCGGCCTGCTCGTCATCACCGAGCCGTGGCCGTCGATGCTGCGCGGCATCTGGGGCGACCCCGACCGCTTCGTCGAGACGTACTGGAAGAAGTTCGAGAAGCAGGGCTTCTACTTCGCCGGCGACGGCGCGCGCCTCGACGACGACGGGGAAGTGTGGCTCATGGGACGGGTCGACGACGTCATGAACGTGTCGGGCCACCGGCTCTCGACGACCGAGATCGAGTCGGCGCTCGTCGCGAACGAGGCCGTCGCGGAGGCCGCGGTGGTCGGGGCATCCGATGAGACCACCGGCCAGGCGGTCGTGGCGTTCGTCATCATCAAGGAGTCGTACCTCGCCGAGCACGCCCCCGAGGGACTCGCGAACACGCTGCGCCTGTGGGTCGGCGAGCAGATCGGCCCCATCGCGCGTCCGCGAGACGTCTACATCGTGGGCGAGCTGCCCAAGACGCGCTCGGGCAAGATCATGCGCCGCCTGCTGCGCGACGTCGCCGAGGGTCGCGAGGTCGGCGACACGACGACGCTCGCCGACACGGCCGTGATGAGCGTCATCTCGGCGCAGCTCAAGTAA